One Sphingopyxis macrogoltabida genomic region harbors:
- a CDS encoding PD-(D/E)XK nuclease family protein, with the protein MALSHRSTLVVHGRLAMRESRLAAARSGRHGLQIMSFEQAAVRLAGGFARAIDDDSLRAAIQAALPATPMGELEEIKALPGMIDAAVDTLHKAWRAGIDLATRAADHPRLAAFARLEAAVLEQLPPGMMRPLDIVMAATARIAHAQTVFGSIEIAGLTELSPCWRPLLQALTAHIPVQWTAGPRSVPAWLEGTGVTIARAPEQTPGVSSVSAATSYHEAIEAMRWARRLLSSGVSASEIAIATASPADYDDHFLALRNDANIDLHFVHGIRTVTTREGQAAAALADIVIRGLSQSRLRRLAALCRDSGPFETLPEGWLRVLPTDAPLSTAEAWNRLLARLTPEDWPDGADHVAALRMAVEILVKGSEAASEIGEAFLAGRALSIWRKALLAGPAASIDATLETLKQDDELEACVSIAWMPASALAASPRRFVRLLGLNSSRWPRGITEDRLIPHHIIPTPVLDPLPVNLADRRDFETILATTADTVVLSRARRDSDGRLLGRSPLLAGRGDETYLRRNATPAHAFSETDRLMARPQEFAADPQAIGALSCWRDWRQAEITPHDGLVRADHPLVLAILGRTQSASSLRRLLRNPLSFVWVYAFGWREPQSSAEPLVLDALGTGDLVHLVLDRALRDLETGEGLADADAATIEAAVAQAAQAVAADWESERPVPPAVIWSRTLEDARVLAGRALAYGDDVLPGTRSYGEVPFGGSEPKSEAETPWDANAPVAIPETGFNIAGYIDRLDISGDGKRALVRDYKTGRPPRGEIRLNGGRELQRCLYAFAVKALLGDDVAISASLLYPREPVDLQLDDPEAVLAEITGYLRAARSSLAGGAALPGPDTGSDYDDLAFALPANASATYCKRKMPAATERLGEVAQVWEAE; encoded by the coding sequence ATGGCCCTTTCGCATCGATCCACTCTGGTCGTTCATGGCCGCCTTGCCATGCGTGAGAGTCGCCTGGCGGCGGCCCGCAGCGGCCGGCACGGTCTTCAGATTATGTCCTTCGAGCAGGCCGCAGTTCGGCTGGCGGGCGGCTTTGCGCGGGCCATTGATGACGACAGCCTGCGTGCGGCTATCCAAGCAGCTCTGCCCGCTACCCCGATGGGAGAACTAGAGGAAATCAAGGCGCTTCCGGGCATGATCGATGCGGCGGTCGACACGCTTCACAAAGCATGGCGTGCGGGCATCGATCTTGCCACTCGCGCGGCCGACCATCCACGTCTCGCCGCTTTCGCGCGCCTGGAAGCTGCCGTCCTCGAACAGCTTCCGCCTGGCATGATGCGACCTCTCGACATCGTCATGGCCGCAACCGCCCGTATCGCCCATGCGCAGACGGTCTTTGGTTCGATTGAGATCGCTGGCCTTACCGAACTCTCGCCCTGCTGGCGGCCGTTGCTCCAGGCCCTGACGGCTCATATCCCCGTGCAATGGACGGCCGGCCCAAGAAGCGTGCCAGCGTGGCTGGAGGGCACTGGCGTCACGATCGCGCGCGCACCGGAGCAGACGCCGGGGGTCAGTTCCGTTAGCGCGGCGACATCCTATCACGAGGCCATTGAAGCAATGCGCTGGGCTCGAAGACTACTCTCTTCGGGCGTATCGGCCTCGGAGATCGCCATCGCGACCGCTTCGCCCGCAGACTACGATGATCATTTCCTGGCCCTGCGCAACGATGCCAATATAGACCTGCACTTCGTCCATGGTATCCGCACTGTCACTACCCGCGAGGGTCAGGCTGCTGCTGCGCTGGCCGACATTGTGATCCGCGGCCTGTCGCAGTCGCGGCTACGCCGCCTCGCAGCGCTCTGCCGGGACAGCGGGCCTTTCGAGACCCTTCCCGAAGGCTGGCTGCGGGTGCTGCCGACCGATGCGCCGCTTTCGACCGCGGAAGCATGGAATCGCCTGCTGGCCAGGCTGACGCCGGAGGATTGGCCCGACGGCGCCGACCATGTTGCGGCGCTACGCATGGCAGTCGAGATCCTTGTGAAGGGATCAGAAGCCGCCAGCGAGATCGGAGAAGCCTTCCTCGCGGGCCGCGCTCTCTCGATCTGGCGCAAAGCTCTGCTCGCCGGTCCTGCTGCCTCGATCGATGCAACATTGGAAACCCTGAAGCAGGACGACGAACTGGAGGCGTGCGTCTCTATCGCCTGGATGCCGGCCAGCGCGCTCGCGGCATCGCCGCGTCGCTTCGTGCGGCTCCTCGGGCTCAATTCCTCGCGCTGGCCGCGCGGAATCACCGAGGATCGGTTGATCCCGCACCATATCATTCCGACCCCTGTGCTCGACCCTCTGCCAGTCAACCTCGCCGACCGCCGTGACTTCGAGACGATCCTCGCGACGACAGCCGATACCGTTGTCCTGTCGCGCGCCCGGCGTGACAGCGACGGGCGTCTGCTCGGTCGCAGTCCTCTGCTCGCCGGGCGTGGCGACGAAACCTATCTGCGTCGCAACGCGACGCCGGCGCACGCCTTCAGCGAGACAGACCGCCTCATGGCCCGGCCCCAAGAGTTCGCCGCCGATCCGCAAGCAATCGGTGCGCTGAGTTGCTGGCGGGACTGGCGGCAGGCCGAGATCACACCCCATGACGGGCTCGTGCGGGCGGATCATCCGCTCGTTCTCGCCATCCTCGGCCGCACCCAGTCGGCAAGCTCGCTACGCCGTCTGCTGCGCAATCCGTTGAGCTTCGTGTGGGTCTATGCATTCGGATGGCGTGAACCGCAGAGCAGCGCCGAACCGCTCGTGCTCGACGCGCTCGGGACCGGCGATCTCGTTCACTTGGTTCTCGACCGCGCCTTGCGTGACCTCGAGACCGGAGAGGGGCTCGCCGACGCCGACGCCGCGACTATCGAAGCCGCAGTTGCGCAAGCTGCACAAGCCGTCGCCGCCGATTGGGAAAGCGAGCGCCCGGTTCCGCCAGCCGTCATCTGGAGCCGTACGCTTGAGGACGCTCGCGTGCTGGCGGGACGCGCCTTGGCTTACGGTGATGATGTCCTTCCGGGCACACGCTCTTATGGAGAGGTGCCCTTCGGTGGCTCCGAGCCGAAATCCGAGGCAGAGACGCCCTGGGATGCGAATGCGCCGGTCGCTATCCCCGAAACGGGCTTCAACATTGCGGGCTATATCGACCGGCTCGACATCTCGGGCGATGGTAAGCGCGCCCTCGTACGGGACTACAAGACCGGACGGCCGCCGCGCGGCGAGATACGTCTGAACGGTGGACGCGAGCTTCAGCGCTGTCTTTACGCCTTCGCGGTGAAGGCGCTTCTCGGCGACGATGTCGCCATCAGCGCCTCGCTGCTCTACCCGCGCGAGCCCGTCGATCTCCAGCTCGACGATCCCGAGGCCGTGCTGGCGGAGATCACAGGCTATCTGCGCGCGGCACGGTCGAGTCTCGCCGGAGGCGCGGCCCTGCCTGGCCCGGACACCGGCAGCGACTATGACGACCTCGCCTTCGCCCTGCCGGCCAATGCCAGCGCCACCTACTGCAAACGCAAAATGCCTGCCGCCACGGAGCGGCTTGGCGAAGTCGCTCAGGTCTGGGAGGCGGAATGA
- a CDS encoding UvrD-helicase domain-containing protein, whose translation MMNSVSKVLQDDGARRAAISLHDRSILVEAGAGSGKTAVMAGRIAAMLAEGVAPYSIAAVTFTELAASELLSRVREFVADLSVGTIATELRVALPDGLSQAHRDNLAAASAAIDEITCSTIHGFCQRLIKPYPAEADIDPGAGVMDRNQADLTFLEIVDGWLRERLSGGQGGVLAEMVLHSPGETVALIHKITENMRRRPTLTAPPVSPLDGHLAAFRQATADFASFMEGVAAAEPETVTIVERLTEMAADVANGPNPATPAGLVRLLTARPHPDLCTKTGTFASYRKKGKWAATAKQAGLSKADGDRLNDTAETHYTSCCDAWVTLTQAVAGHALAALIDEARPILQRYRDHKRASAHLDFDDLIFAARDLLRDHDAVRQALGQRFAHVLVDEFQDTDPLQTEIFWRLCGEPVDDHDDWTRFQIRPGALFLVGDPKQAIYRFRGADVGAYVQARDAFRDQDADSLLSISTNFRSCASILTFVNERFEAVLSADGQPGFTALDPFHDDRGGLCVAALDIAVADENGKASAEQQRDAEADAIAELCARLIESHPIIDRRSGAERPCQPGDIALLAPTGAELWRYEEALERRGIPVATQAGKGLFRRQEVQDLIALTRVLADRRDTLALGAVLRGPLVGLTEENLLDIIWGLPRSEEQPDRIPRLDLSIDPAFIMHPLARDVIERLQSLSRRGNSTTPHELLSQAVDVLRVRPLLLERHRGQAERALANVDLYLSLSTGYAVRGLRAFSEAMTAAWSDEARAVEGRPDAQEEAVALFTMHAAKGLEWPIVIPINTMTGVMAPDNAIIERQTETFYCPVLGVTPEGYETARQAEKDELDRERIRLWYVAATRARELLVLPRLDVTPSKSAWIGLVDLSLADLPGLDVSHLPADLAAAGASADNTQTRVSFAEEAEAIEAAQARLTWLAPSRDENAAGTVLREEETSLWTGSSDDPGPVLETAALVQGGRERGLILHKLMEEVLTGEVQEAEAALTKRAGELIRALGKAPAADAATGLSALELAACVTRTLALPEIKALRPELVAEFPVYSAQMSDGVEIATAGIADALTLMAEGRPAVVVDWKSDVTAAAETLDHYRAQVRAYLDVTRAERGLIVLMTPGVVIPVLPSQSSAL comes from the coding sequence ATGATGAATAGCGTGTCCAAGGTACTGCAAGACGACGGTGCGCGCCGCGCCGCGATCAGCCTCCATGATCGCTCGATCCTGGTCGAGGCTGGCGCGGGCTCAGGCAAGACCGCCGTCATGGCTGGCCGCATCGCTGCCATGCTGGCCGAAGGCGTCGCGCCGTACTCCATTGCCGCCGTCACCTTCACCGAACTCGCAGCGAGTGAGCTGCTATCGCGTGTCCGCGAGTTCGTCGCCGATCTCTCGGTCGGCACGATTGCGACCGAACTGCGCGTGGCATTGCCTGATGGGTTGTCCCAGGCCCATCGCGACAATCTCGCCGCCGCCAGCGCAGCGATCGACGAAATCACCTGCTCAACCATCCACGGCTTCTGCCAGCGCCTGATTAAGCCCTATCCGGCGGAGGCAGACATCGATCCTGGCGCAGGCGTCATGGATCGTAACCAGGCCGATCTCACCTTCCTTGAGATTGTCGATGGTTGGCTGCGCGAACGCCTGTCGGGCGGTCAAGGCGGTGTCCTGGCCGAGATGGTGCTGCACAGCCCCGGTGAGACCGTGGCGCTCATCCACAAGATCACCGAGAATATGCGCCGTCGCCCCACACTCACAGCGCCGCCGGTCTCTCCACTTGACGGCCACCTCGCGGCGTTTCGGCAAGCCACAGCGGATTTCGCGAGCTTCATGGAAGGCGTGGCTGCGGCCGAGCCAGAAACGGTTACAATCGTCGAGCGGCTGACCGAAATGGCGGCCGACGTGGCGAACGGCCCTAATCCTGCGACGCCTGCGGGCCTTGTTAGGCTCCTGACCGCGCGACCACACCCGGACCTTTGTACCAAGACCGGCACTTTCGCGTCCTACCGCAAAAAGGGCAAATGGGCCGCTACAGCCAAACAGGCTGGCCTCTCCAAGGCCGATGGCGACCGGCTGAACGACACCGCCGAAACACACTACACGTCTTGTTGCGACGCTTGGGTTACATTGACGCAGGCCGTCGCCGGTCATGCCCTGGCCGCGCTGATCGACGAAGCGCGTCCGATCCTGCAACGCTACCGCGACCACAAGCGCGCCAGCGCCCACCTCGACTTTGACGATCTGATTTTTGCTGCTCGCGACTTGCTCCGCGACCATGACGCCGTGCGCCAAGCTCTGGGACAGCGTTTCGCCCATGTCCTCGTCGACGAGTTTCAGGACACCGACCCCCTGCAAACAGAAATCTTCTGGCGGTTGTGTGGCGAGCCGGTCGATGACCATGATGACTGGACGCGGTTCCAAATCCGGCCGGGGGCGCTCTTCCTGGTCGGCGACCCCAAGCAGGCGATCTATCGCTTCCGGGGCGCCGATGTCGGCGCCTATGTGCAGGCACGTGATGCCTTCCGCGACCAGGACGCCGACAGTCTCCTGTCGATCTCAACCAATTTCCGCTCCTGCGCCTCGATCCTCACATTCGTCAATGAACGCTTTGAGGCCGTTCTCTCGGCCGATGGCCAGCCGGGCTTCACCGCTCTCGACCCGTTCCATGACGATCGGGGCGGCCTGTGCGTGGCGGCTCTAGACATCGCCGTGGCCGACGAAAACGGCAAGGCCAGCGCCGAACAGCAGCGCGACGCCGAAGCCGATGCTATCGCCGAGCTGTGCGCCCGGCTGATCGAAAGCCACCCCATCATCGACCGTCGCAGCGGCGCAGAGCGCCCCTGCCAGCCGGGCGACATCGCCTTGCTGGCGCCAACGGGCGCGGAGCTGTGGCGCTATGAGGAAGCCCTCGAACGCCGCGGCATCCCTGTCGCGACCCAGGCCGGCAAGGGGCTGTTCCGCCGCCAGGAGGTGCAGGATCTGATCGCGCTGACCCGCGTTCTGGCCGACCGCCGCGACACGCTCGCGCTCGGCGCGGTGCTGCGCGGGCCGCTGGTTGGCCTCACCGAAGAAAATCTGCTGGACATCATCTGGGGACTTCCCCGCTCGGAGGAACAACCGGATCGGATTCCGCGCCTGGACCTCAGCATCGACCCTGCTTTCATCATGCATCCGCTCGCGCGCGATGTCATCGAGCGGCTGCAATCGCTCTCCCGGCGCGGCAACAGCACGACCCCGCACGAGCTACTCTCGCAGGCCGTAGACGTGTTGCGCGTCCGTCCGCTTCTCCTTGAGCGTCACCGCGGTCAGGCCGAGCGCGCGCTCGCCAATGTCGATCTCTATCTTAGTCTGTCGACTGGCTACGCTGTGCGCGGCCTGCGCGCCTTCTCCGAGGCGATGACAGCCGCGTGGTCCGACGAGGCCCGCGCAGTTGAGGGACGACCCGACGCGCAGGAGGAAGCGGTAGCGCTCTTCACCATGCACGCGGCCAAGGGGCTGGAATGGCCGATCGTCATTCCGATCAACACCATGACCGGCGTCATGGCGCCCGACAACGCCATCATCGAACGTCAGACCGAGACCTTCTATTGCCCAGTCCTGGGTGTTACGCCCGAGGGCTACGAAACAGCGCGCCAAGCAGAGAAGGATGAGCTGGACCGCGAACGTATCCGGCTTTGGTATGTCGCGGCCACCCGCGCCCGTGAACTCCTCGTCTTGCCTCGGCTCGATGTCACACCCTCGAAATCGGCCTGGATCGGTCTCGTCGACCTGTCGCTGGCCGACCTGCCAGGTCTGGACGTATCTCACCTGCCTGCCGATCTCGCAGCCGCCGGTGCGAGCGCAGACAACACCCAGACACGCGTGAGCTTTGCCGAGGAAGCCGAAGCCATCGAAGCCGCGCAGGCGCGGTTGACCTGGCTTGCGCCCAGCCGTGACGAAAATGCCGCCGGGACCGTACTGCGAGAAGAAGAAACCTCCCTCTGGACGGGATCGTCCGATGACCCCGGCCCCGTGCTGGAAACCGCTGCCCTCGTACAGGGCGGCCGCGAGCGCGGGCTGATCCTCCACAAGCTCATGGAAGAGGTGCTGACAGGTGAAGTCCAAGAAGCGGAAGCCGCCCTGACCAAACGAGCTGGCGAGCTTATCCGTGCCCTCGGCAAGGCTCCGGCTGCCGACGCGGCGACAGGACTGTCGGCGCTGGAATTGGCGGCCTGTGTGACCCGAACTCTTGCTTTGCCTGAAATCAAAGCCTTGCGGCCGGAGCTTGTTGCCGAATTTCCTGTCTACTCCGCACAGATGTCCGACGGCGTGGAAATCGCAACGGCCGGGATCGCTGACGCCCTGACCCTGATGGCCGAGGGCCGCCCCGCCGTCGTCGTGGACTGGAAAAGTGATGTGACGGCGGCGGCGGAGACACTCGATCATTATCGCGCGCAGGTGAGGGCCTATCTCGACGTGACCAGAGCAGAGCGCGGCTTGATTGTGCTGATGACACCCGGAGTGGTCATACCAGTTCTGCCCTCACAAAGCTCCGCGTTGTAA
- a CDS encoding SIR2 family protein has translation MSVLDTVHNPDRFMADLRQILSQGRKRIGVLIGAGGPLSVRVDAHGKLDPTGQPLIPGVNVLTDQALVHLTGTEATAAAAIRNSLPDGGNIETILSKVRLLQTALGDTPMHGLDGAGYAGLGKSICAAIGEIVGAKLPEGRTPYHELVSWVSGTQRAHPIEIFTTNYDLLIESAFEQAKAPYFDGFSGGHAPFFDPVTVAGNDLPPRWSRVWKLHGSLGWKSENGTVVRSGGADCTELVYPDHLKYDLTQKQPYAALFERLKRFLLTPDTVLLTTGFSFRDAHICAVLGEALAMNANAAVMLASALVV, from the coding sequence ATGAGCGTATTAGATACGGTGCATAATCCAGATCGTTTTATGGCGGATCTTCGCCAGATCTTGTCACAAGGTCGCAAACGCATTGGTGTTCTAATCGGCGCGGGTGGCCCGCTATCCGTAAGAGTAGATGCACACGGCAAACTTGACCCCACAGGTCAGCCGCTGATCCCGGGCGTAAATGTTCTGACAGATCAGGCGTTGGTTCACCTTACTGGAACGGAAGCAACCGCAGCGGCTGCAATCCGCAACTCGCTGCCGGATGGCGGCAACATCGAGACCATATTGTCTAAGGTTCGTCTCCTTCAGACAGCGCTGGGGGACACGCCAATGCACGGGCTGGATGGTGCAGGCTATGCTGGGTTGGGGAAGTCGATTTGCGCAGCTATCGGAGAGATCGTCGGCGCCAAGCTACCTGAAGGTCGAACGCCATATCACGAACTGGTATCTTGGGTGAGCGGTACGCAGCGGGCCCATCCCATAGAAATATTCACGACAAACTACGACCTATTGATTGAATCCGCCTTTGAGCAGGCAAAAGCACCGTATTTCGACGGCTTTTCTGGGGGGCATGCACCCTTTTTTGATCCGGTCACTGTAGCAGGCAACGATTTGCCCCCGCGTTGGTCGCGCGTTTGGAAACTGCACGGATCACTCGGCTGGAAAAGTGAGAATGGTACTGTGGTGAGGAGCGGAGGTGCAGATTGTACCGAACTCGTATACCCGGACCACCTGAAGTACGATCTCACTCAGAAGCAGCCTTATGCGGCGCTGTTCGAGAGACTGAAGCGGTTTTTGCTGACCCCGGATACGGTGCTTCTGACGACGGGATTTTCGTTTCGAGATGCCCATATCTGTGCAGTGCTGGGCGAGGCGCTCGCAATGAATGCCAATGCAGCGGTCATGTTAGCGTCCGCGCTCGTGGTGTAA